A stretch of Cucumis sativus cultivar 9930 chromosome 2, Cucumber_9930_V3, whole genome shotgun sequence DNA encodes these proteins:
- the LOC101220777 gene encoding cytochrome P450 89A2 has protein sequence MEIWFIFIISLSLCSLLTSIFTHFQTSTKLPPGPPSIPILTNFLWLRRSSLQIESLLRSFVAKYGPVLTLRIGSRPTVFIADRSIAHKILVQNGALFADRPPALSVSKVVTSNQHNISSASYGPLWRLLRRNLTSQILHPSRVRSYSEARKWVLDILLNRLQSQSESGNPVSVVENFQYAMFCLLVLMCFGDKLEESQIREVENVERQLILCFQRFNILNFWPKVTKILFRKRWEAFFQLRKNQEKVLTRLIDARRKANENRAQNEEEEIVVSYVDTLLELELPDEKRKLNDDELVTLCSEFLNAGTDTTSTALQWIMANLVKYPEIQNKLFVEMKGVMGNGSREEVKEEVLGKLPYLKAVVLEGLRKHPPAHFVLPHAVKEDTELGNYVIPKNASVNFMVAEMGRDPKVWEDPTAFNPERFMKGGKEKEEQVAEFDITGSKEIKMMPFGAGRRICPGFGLAILHLEYFVANLVWRFEWKVVDGDEVDMSEKVELTVAMKKPLKAKIHPRIHTES, from the coding sequence ATGGAGATATGGTTCATCTTCATaatctccctctccctctgCTCTCTTCTCACTTCCATTTTTACCCATTTCCAAACCTCCACAAAGCTTCCACCAGGCCCTCCTTCAATCCCCATCCTCACCAATTTCCTATGGCTCCGCAGATCCTCCCTCCAAATCGAGTCTCTTCTCCGGAGTTTCGTCGCTAAATATGGTCCTGTTCTCACCCTCCGCATCGGCTCCAGGCCCACTGTCTTCATCGCCGACCGTTCAATTGCCCACAAAATCCTCGTCCAAAACGGTGCTCTCTTTGCTGACCGTCCACCGGCCCTATCCGTTAGCAAAGTCGTGACTTCCAACCAACACAACATTAGCTCTGCTTCTTACGGCCCACTTTGGCGCCTCCTCCGCCGCAATCTCACTTCTCAAATTCTTCATCCTTCTCGTGTCAGATCCTATAGTGAAGCTCGCAAGTGGGTTTTGGATATTCTTCTCAATCGTCTTCAGTCTCAGTCTGAATCTGGAAACCCTGTCTCAGTCGTTGAGAATTTTCAGTATGCcatgttttgtttgttggtaTTGATGTGTTTCGGGGATAAGCTTGAGGAATCCCAGATTCGCGAAGTCGAGAACGTGGAGCGACAACTTATATTGTGTTTTCAGCGTTTTAACATTCTCAATTTCTGGCCTAAAGTCACAAAGATTTTGTTTCGGAAACGCTGGGAGGCGTTTTTCCAACTAAGAAAGAACCAAGAGAAGGTCCTAACTCGTTTGATCGATGCCCGAAGGAAGGCCAATGAAAACAGGGCCcaaaacgaagaagaagaaatagtgGTGTCATATGTTGATACGTTGCTTGAATTGGAGCTCCCTGACGAGAAGAGAAAGCTTAATGATGACGAATTAGTTACTTTATGCTCTGAATTCCTCAACGCCGGCACCGATACAACGTCCACAGCCTTGCAGTGGATAATGGCGAATTTAGTGAAATACCCAGAAATCCAAAACAAGCTTTTTGTAGAGATGAAAGGAGTAATGGGAAATGGATCAAGGGAGGAAGTGAAGGAAGAGGTTTTGGGGAAACTTCCATATTTGAAAGCTGTGGTTTTGGAAGGATTAAGAAAACACCCACCAGCGCATTTCGTGCTACCACATGCGGTGAAAGAAGATACAGAGTTGGGAAATTATGTGATACCAAAGAATGCGTCCGTAAATTTCATGGTGGCGGAAATGGGTCGAGATCCGAAAGTGTGGGAAGATCCGACGGCGTTTAATCCAGAGAGGTTCATGAAGGGcgggaaagaaaaagaagaacaagtaGCAGAGTTTGATATAACAGGGAGCAAAGAGATAAAGATGATGCCGTTTGGAGCAGGGAGGAGGATATGCCCTGGATTTGGTTTGGCGATTCTTCATTTGGAGTATTTTGTTGCTAATTTGGTATGGCGGTTCGAATGGAAGGTCGTTGATGGAGACGAAGTTGACATGTCGGAGAAGGTAGAGCTCACCGTTGCCATGAAGAAGCCTCTGAAAGCTAAAATCCATCCAAGGATCCATACTGAGAGCTGA